A stretch of Orientia tsutsugamushi DNA encodes these proteins:
- a CDS encoding DnaA N-terminal domain-containing protein, which yields MRPVVFDFLTNGCNFVKNNSNNNDTIFYNFIGNIIPPEWRKLTGDNGKALSKTSKQLLSFIVFRLHIYYNKDIDELQESYQLYEDKLNVGQRRVRQCLVELRDAGFIEIENRTIIKDNLKLRNVPCIKILKNFQHYSEKGKEENIALPEKKFRPNLKEISGQPETFFRDIYRYIKKSKISRSTEGELVENKKNENEEQNFQNVDDFENDIQTSTKNCNQDIKSLITKILKSSNGKKEWFKRYRLEDFYPLTPEDVVTLQHKSDRGFNIYFINKLLLKLADRYSNYHFGCKASVLNYIAQALANELRTTDQANSINRRFDNVEKSNKEKYLTQIETSANLSKESQLKHKIAGSFEAAMAYQILTSCSFGPAVRTRFFVKLLKNITLTECDRSKILQAVQDVYGYEIQELQVTPFEQPTTVSQKQINEEEYLLNISKQLGSNSTWYKVRESLVTCYGQAIGKSWFSKLEVINEDSVNKKIFIKAKTEFEDSYIRENYLKDLESSFKAQGFSFELVKLSNFNKI from the coding sequence ATGCGCCCTGTAGTATTCGATTTTTTAACCAATGGTTGTAATTTTGTTAAAAATAATAGTAACAATAATGACACAATATTTTATAACTTTATTGGAAATATCATTCCACCAGAATGGAGAAAGCTAACTGGAGATAATGGAAAAGCATTAAGTAAAACATCTAAACAGCTTTTATCATTCATAGTATTTAGACTACATATCTATTACAACAAAGATATAGATGAATTACAGGAAAGTTATCAGCTTTATGAAGATAAGCTGAATGTTGGTCAAAGAAGAGTTAGGCAATGCTTAGTAGAATTAAGAGATGCAGGTTTTATTGAAATTGAAAATAGGACAATCATTAAAGACAATCTTAAGTTACGTAATGTCCCTTGCATAAAAATTCTGAAAAATTTTCAGCACTATAGCGAAAAAGGAAAAGAAGAAAATATAGCCTTACCAGAAAAAAAATTTCGTCCCAACCTGAAAGAAATTTCAGGTCAACCTGAAACTTTTTTCAGGGACATATATAGATATATAAAAAAATCTAAAATATCTAGATCTACTGAAGGTGAGTTAGTAGAGAATAAAAAAAATGAAAATGAAGAACAAAATTTTCAAAATGTTGATGATTTTGAAAATGATATACAGACTTCAACTAAAAATTGCAATCAAGACATTAAATCACTAATAACAAAGATTCTCAAGTCTTCGAATGGTAAAAAAGAATGGTTCAAAAGGTACAGGCTAGAAGACTTTTACCCACTAACACCAGAAGATGTAGTTACACTGCAACATAAGTCTGATAGAGGCTTTAACATATACTTTATCAACAAATTGCTATTAAAGCTAGCAGATCGATATTCAAATTATCATTTTGGCTGTAAGGCATCAGTTCTAAACTATATAGCACAAGCGTTAGCAAATGAATTACGAACTACTGATCAGGCAAATAGCATCAACCGTAGATTTGATAACGTAGAAAAATCTAATAAGGAAAAATATCTTACTCAAATTGAAACAAGCGCAAATCTTAGTAAGGAAAGTCAGTTGAAGCATAAAATTGCTGGTTCTTTTGAAGCAGCTATGGCTTATCAAATTTTGACTTCTTGTAGTTTTGGGCCAGCAGTTCGAACTAGGTTTTTTGTTAAGTTGCTTAAAAATATCACACTAACAGAATGTGATAGATCAAAGATATTACAAGCTGTACAAGATGTATATGGATACGAAATTCAAGAATTGCAAGTTACACCATTTGAGCAACCTACAACTGTTTCACAGAAACAAATCAATGAAGAAGAGTATCTCTTGAATATCAGTAAACAACTGGGCTCTAACTCGACTTGGTACAAAGTACGAGAATCTTTAGTTACATGTTATGGTCAAGCTATCGGTAAATCATGGTTTAGCAAATTAGAAGTTATAAATGAAGATAGTGTTAACAAAAAAATATTCATCAAAGCAAAAACAGAATTTGAAGATAGTTACATCAGAGAGAACTATCTGAAAGATCTTGAGTCCTCTTTTAAAGCTCAAGGATTTTCTTTCGAGTTAGTTAAGCTTAGTAATTTTAATAAAATTTAA
- a CDS encoding replicative DNA helicase, translated as MEKDLAKIAPSNIQAEQMILGAILINNRALYNINEFLLPEHFYEPLHGKIYKSINLIISKGISATVISLKNMLGNEPSFDEIGGVDYLAKLTTLALSIVNVNEYGKIVYDLALRRYLIEIGEKIVTNAYSSTLADLAISQIETAESQLYDLGARGTLSKGFTKLQTSIEESWTSISSAIKNKNSINGISSGLLDLDSKLGGFKNSDLIILAGRPSMGKTALGVNLAINACKYFLTQKNTKDNVVPSVGFFSLEMSSQQISTRILSIESEINSSALFNGKIGEQDVDKLKTVQDEIQKWNFFIDDAPAISISAIRSRARRLKRTHNLAILFIDYLQLIKIDSRGSQYNRVQEISEITQSLKALAKELNIPVIALSQLSRAVEQRTDKKPILSDLRESGSIEQDADIVMLIYRDEYYLSRSEPDPGTREHIEWKARQNKCYNTAEIIVAKHRNGPVGTVKLHYNSRYSKFGNIVKNYQQA; from the coding sequence ATGGAAAAAGATCTTGCAAAGATTGCTCCAAGTAATATTCAGGCAGAGCAAATGATACTTGGGGCAATTCTGATTAACAATCGTGCGCTATATAACATTAACGAATTTTTACTGCCGGAACATTTTTATGAACCATTACATGGCAAAATATACAAGTCAATTAATCTCATTATTAGTAAAGGAATTAGTGCTACTGTAATTTCGCTCAAAAATATGCTAGGCAATGAACCCTCATTTGATGAAATAGGTGGAGTAGATTATCTAGCTAAACTTACAACTTTAGCATTAAGTATAGTTAATGTTAATGAGTACGGCAAAATAGTATATGACCTTGCGCTGCGGCGTTATTTAATTGAAATTGGAGAAAAAATAGTAACAAATGCGTATTCTTCTACTTTAGCAGATTTAGCTATAAGTCAGATCGAAACTGCTGAATCTCAATTATATGATCTAGGTGCAAGAGGAACTTTAAGTAAAGGATTTACAAAATTACAAACTTCAATTGAAGAATCATGGACATCAATTTCATCTGCTATTAAAAATAAAAACTCTATTAACGGTATTAGTAGTGGACTACTTGACCTTGATTCAAAGCTTGGAGGATTTAAAAATTCTGACCTAATAATATTAGCTGGCAGACCTTCAATGGGTAAAACTGCTTTAGGAGTTAACTTAGCAATAAATGCTTGTAAATATTTTCTTACTCAAAAAAATACTAAAGATAATGTAGTACCATCAGTTGGATTCTTTTCTTTAGAAATGTCATCTCAGCAAATCTCTACTCGAATTCTTTCTATAGAATCTGAAATTAATAGCTCTGCATTATTTAACGGTAAAATAGGTGAACAAGATGTTGATAAGTTGAAGACTGTACAAGATGAAATACAAAAGTGGAATTTTTTTATAGATGATGCTCCGGCAATCTCAATATCTGCAATTAGATCTCGAGCTCGTAGACTTAAACGTACACATAATTTAGCAATATTATTTATTGATTATTTACAGCTAATAAAAATTGATTCCAGAGGAAGTCAGTATAATCGAGTACAGGAGATTTCTGAAATTACTCAGAGCTTAAAAGCTCTTGCAAAAGAACTTAATATTCCAGTAATTGCATTATCTCAATTGTCTAGAGCTGTAGAACAAAGGACAGATAAAAAGCCTATTCTCTCAGATCTACGAGAATCAGGTTCAATTGAACAGGATGCAGATATTGTAATGCTCATATATCGGGACGAATATTATCTATCTAGATCAGAACCAGATCCAGGTACTCGAGAACACATAGAATGGAAAGCTAGACAAAATAAATGTTATAACACTGCTGAAATAATTGTTGCTAAACACCGTAATGGTCCGGTTGGTACAGTGAAGTTGCACTATAATAGTAGGTATTCTAAATTTGGCAATATTGTTAAAAACTATCAGCAAGCTTAA
- a CDS encoding HD domain-containing protein, protein MIDFYSESLINKLFRTNIRFNTKIDLDKVERAIKYAKKYHGQQKRDTGELYYTHPLEVAYMVSDYSSETDTIITAILHDTIEDTTLTKERIRYEFGANIAEQVSDLTRVRDNKKISAMEMIQILRSQNKTELLLIKLFDRFHNITTIFIKPPHKRQEIIFETQQEFIALAEYLKLPEIGERLSEYCKLHAS, encoded by the coding sequence ATGATAGATTTTTATAGTGAGAGCTTAATAAATAAGCTGTTCAGAACCAACATAAGATTTAACACCAAAATTGATCTTGATAAAGTTGAAAGAGCAATAAAATATGCTAAAAAATATCATGGTCAGCAAAAGAGAGATACTGGAGAACTCTACTACACACATCCATTAGAAGTAGCGTACATGGTATCAGACTACAGCTCTGAAACAGATACAATTATTACTGCAATACTACATGATACCATCGAAGACACAACACTAACTAAAGAAAGAATAAGGTACGAATTTGGTGCTAATATTGCAGAACAGGTTTCAGACCTTACCAGAGTTAGGGATAATAAGAAAATCAGTGCTATGGAAATGATACAAATATTACGCAGCCAAAATAAAACAGAACTATTACTGATCAAACTTTTTGATAGATTCCATAATATTACAACTATATTCATCAAACCTCCTCACAAAAGGCAAGAAATAATATTTGAAACTCAGCAAGAATTTATAGCTCTTGCTGAATACCTTAAACTACCAGAGATAGGAGAACGCTTAAGCGAATATTGTAAACTTCATGCTAGTTAA
- a CDS encoding ankyrin repeat domain-containing protein translates to MILKSKTKYTLHSAIQDGDIKKVKQLINKDSTLVNSKYKDGTTALSVALKYKNLPIAEILLSNGANVNAQDNDGHTALHLVVDTIQVYYEFFEKYPTYCNDHIALLLKYNADVNIENNQGNTPLSDAVECRCVEPLAIMLKHNSTGVNKKYDEGETLLHIAVRNKIIDIIQLLIDYGADIDAKDDNGMTTIDYAAKSGNADIFNFLTEQWVPWY, encoded by the coding sequence ATGATATTAAAATCTAAGACTAAGTATACCTTACATAGCGCTATTCAAGATGGTGATATTAAAAAAGTGAAGCAGCTTATTAATAAGGATAGTACACTTGTCAATTCAAAATATAAAGACGGTACTACAGCTTTATCTGTAGCTTTGAAATATAAGAATCTACCTATTGCCGAGATTTTACTAAGCAATGGAGCTAACGTAAACGCACAAGATAATGATGGGCATACTGCTTTACATCTCGTTGTTGACACAATTCAAGTATATTATGAATTTTTCGAAAAATATCCTACCTATTGCAATGATCATATAGCATTACTGCTAAAATATAATGCTGATGTAAATATCGAGAATAATCAAGGTAATACACCTTTATCTGATGCTGTTGAATGCAGATGTGTAGAACCTTTAGCAATTATGCTAAAACATAATTCTACTGGTGTTAATAAAAAATATGATGAAGGAGAAACACTACTACATATTGCTGTTCGTAATAAAATCATAGATATTATACAGCTTTTGATTGATTATGGAGCAGATATTGATGCAAAAGATGATAACGGCATGACTACTATAGATTATGCTGCTAAAAGCGGTAATGCAGATATATTCAACTTTCTAACGGAACAATGGGTCCCATGGTATTAG
- a CDS encoding DNA adenine methylase, whose amino-acid sequence MSVAVANKSKPFLHWIGSKRRIVNKLIEHLPQGPHYNYYEPFLGGGALFFQVRHLFKQCFLSDINLDLITSYNAVKNNPNEVNRLLSLYHKHHSKDYYYKVKNKYSNNPNEITAKFIYLNKYSFRGIYRVYKNGQSAQTFSGECYIKLHIASRINQCSNLLHGVSIYATDFSFIEPQQNDFVYFDPPYHKSGERFYTRLPFDEKDQIRLRDFVQELTNKGVKIMISNNNTAFIRDLYKDFNINTVTVVYSINEQRNPVNELIITNYKTC is encoded by the coding sequence GTGTCAGTAGCTGTTGCTAATAAGTCTAAGCCTTTTCTTCATTGGATTGGTAGTAAACGAAGAATTGTTAATAAATTAATAGAACATCTTCCTCAAGGTCCACACTATAATTACTATGAACCATTCCTTGGTGGAGGTGCTTTATTTTTTCAAGTTAGGCATCTTTTTAAACAATGTTTTTTGTCTGACATCAATCTCGATTTAATTACTAGCTATAATGCTGTTAAAAATAATCCTAATGAGGTCAATAGATTACTGAGTTTATATCACAAACATCATTCGAAGGATTATTATTATAAAGTTAAAAACAAATATAGTAATAATCCGAATGAAATTACCGCAAAATTTATATATCTTAATAAATATTCTTTTAGAGGAATTTATAGAGTCTACAAAAACGGACAATCTGCTCAAACATTTTCTGGTGAATGCTACATTAAACTCCACATTGCATCTAGAATAAACCAATGCAGCAACCTTCTACATGGTGTATCAATTTATGCTACAGATTTTTCATTTATAGAGCCTCAACAAAATGACTTTGTTTATTTTGATCCTCCTTATCATAAATCTGGAGAAAGGTTCTATACTAGACTTCCATTTGATGAAAAAGATCAAATTAGATTACGGGATTTTGTCCAAGAATTAACAAATAAAGGTGTTAAGATTATGATCTCAAATAATAATACTGCCTTTATTAGAGACTTATACAAAGATTTTAATATCAATACCGTTACAGTCGTATACTCAATCAATGAACAACGCAATCCTGTTAATGAGCTAATCATTACTAACTATAAAACTTGCTAG
- a CDS encoding ATP-binding protein yields the protein MPIEDEGQNKINKLTEKLSTEGINSTTIKQIDAELQKLYCQLEESGQVSIKLIDWIQYFRRIVNNYDKKKVNIIASLNGIIFLFRQYIASTNIRIETFNIEPLINNTVIRMREHFENENIKLNVQNDIKTVLIGDSFRIKAVISQLIGSAIINSSKNSKITINLNQYSEILQFTVQNIGLSTSKEKLERINAELENTNLVMYQELGEGLAFIKHLTHQMKGNLRVKERNNYVTFSFDVPTIV from the coding sequence ATGCCTATTGAAGACGAAGGTCAAAATAAAATCAATAAATTAACCGAAAAATTATCTACAGAGGGAATTAATAGCACAACAATAAAACAAATAGACGCTGAATTGCAAAAACTATACTGTCAGCTAGAGGAATCTGGGCAAGTAAGCATAAAACTCATAGATTGGATACAATATTTTAGGCGAATCGTAAATAACTATGATAAAAAAAAGGTAAATATAATAGCTTCTCTAAATGGAATAATTTTTTTATTTAGACAATACATAGCATCAACAAATATAAGGATTGAAACATTTAATATAGAACCGCTAATAAATAATACTGTTATCAGAATGAGGGAACATTTTGAAAATGAGAATATAAAGCTAAATGTTCAAAATGACATAAAGACGGTTCTGATTGGAGATAGTTTTCGAATAAAAGCAGTAATAAGTCAGTTAATTGGTAGTGCTATTATAAATAGCAGCAAAAATAGCAAGATTACTATTAACCTCAATCAGTATTCAGAAATATTACAATTTACAGTACAAAACATAGGACTAAGCACTTCTAAAGAAAAATTAGAAAGAATAAATGCTGAACTAGAGAATACGAATTTGGTAATGTATCAAGAACTAGGAGAAGGATTAGCATTTATAAAACATCTTACACATCAGATGAAAGGAAATCTACGAGTGAAAGAGCGCAATAATTATGTAACTTTTTCATTTGATGTACCAACAATAGTTTGA
- a CDS encoding sensor histidine kinase: MKEKKKTINQWMVQIPPIPIKLVNGESENIDEYMEIITKLRKAKYQVEVAESLKEYCTDLIQEIKYRFNIATSEIARLASEIMLNDSENKDKLKTILNRSTNLQEYCNDVVYTLRSEIENENLCLKKFSIQKLVKNAVRRLEDIAKEKDIKINYNFQYKMKDIVIGNSDHLQAILSQLIGSVIRFNHSCQVIITVHLFTVKNYIKSDNILQFRIHDTGSGISKEKLGNIKAKLADFELVRDYPLMLESGLWFVNYLINQLNGEMEIESEKDKFTTITCNIPVQLF, encoded by the coding sequence ATGAAAGAAAAGAAGAAAACAATTAACCAATGGATGGTACAAATTCCTCCAATACCAATTAAGTTGGTGAATGGAGAGAGTGAGAATATCGATGAATATATGGAAATAATAACAAAGCTAAGAAAAGCGAAGTATCAGGTCGAGGTAGCTGAATCATTGAAAGAATATTGTACAGATTTAATACAGGAGATTAAATATAGATTTAATATTGCAACGAGTGAAATTGCAAGGCTAGCAAGCGAGATCATGTTAAATGATTCGGAAAATAAAGATAAGCTGAAAACAATATTAAATCGATCAACAAATCTTCAAGAGTACTGTAATGATGTAGTTTACACGCTTAGAAGCGAAATTGAGAATGAAAATTTATGTTTAAAAAAATTTAGCATACAAAAGCTAGTAAAGAATGCCGTTAGGCGACTAGAAGACATTGCAAAAGAGAAAGATATAAAAATCAATTACAATTTTCAGTACAAAATGAAGGATATTGTGATTGGAAATAGTGATCATTTACAGGCTATATTAAGTCAATTAATAGGAAGCGTCATTAGATTTAATCACAGCTGCCAGGTTATAATTACAGTTCATTTGTTTACTGTAAAAAATTATATAAAAAGCGATAACATACTACAATTTAGAATACACGATACAGGAAGCGGTATTTCAAAAGAAAAATTAGGGAATATAAAAGCTAAATTAGCTGATTTTGAATTGGTACGAGACTATCCGCTAATGCTGGAATCAGGATTATGGTTTGTAAATTACCTTATTAATCAACTTAATGGAGAAATGGAAATAGAAAGCGAAAAAGACAAGTTTACAACCATTACTTGCAATATTCCAGTACAACTTTTTTAA
- a CDS encoding HD domain-containing protein: protein MIDFYSESLLNKLFETNVRFDTKIDLDKVEKAIFYAKKYHGQQKRDTGELYYTHPLEVAYMVAYYSFETDTIITAILHDTIEDTTLTKEKIGQEFGHNIAEQVSDLTRIKDNKKISSREMIQTFYRQNKTELLLIKLFDRFHNIQTVSIKPYEKRQEIILETQQEFIPLAEYLKLQEIAIELNKYCELYTTK, encoded by the coding sequence ATGATAGACTTTTATAGCGAAAGCTTACTAAATAAGCTGTTTGAAACCAACGTAAGATTTGACACTAAAATTGATCTTGATAAAGTTGAAAAAGCAATATTTTATGCTAAAAAATATCATGGTCAGCAAAAGAGAGATACAGGAGAACTATACTACACACATCCATTAGAAGTAGCTTATATGGTTGCATACTACAGCTTTGAAACAGATACGATTATTACAGCAATACTACATGATACCATCGAAGACACAACACTAACTAAAGAAAAAATAGGTCAAGAATTTGGTCATAATATTGCAGAACAGGTTTCAGATCTCACCAGGATTAAGGATAATAAAAAAATCAGTTCTAGAGAAATGATTCAAACATTTTATAGACAAAATAAAACAGAACTATTATTAATTAAGCTTTTCGACCGATTCCATAATATTCAGACTGTATCAATAAAACCTTATGAAAAAAGACAAGAAATCATACTAGAAACGCAGCAAGAATTTATACCTCTTGCTGAATATCTTAAACTACAAGAAATTGCTATAGAGCTAAATAAATACTGTGAGCTTTATACTACCAAATAA
- a CDS encoding Rpn family recombination-promoting nuclease/putative transposase, which produces MHLSRFLDPKNDVAFKKIFGSEKNKDILIHFLNDILLFEGNRAITEVEFLGTILDADIASKKESIVDVLCKDKNGAQYIIEMQVDPTQGFEKRAQYYAAKAYGRQPNRGKEGKYSDLKEVIFIAIADYKLFPNKEDYISRHVILDKKTYEHDLKDFSFTFIELPKFKKDKVEELNNITEKWCYFFKHAKETTLDGYNKIIGEDLIIKRAYEALDQFNWSEDELITYEQELKRIWDNKAVEDYKLERAKAEGKAEGIKLGEAKGKAEGKAEGIKLGEAKGKAEGKAEGKAEGIKLGEAKGKAEAKKDLAIKLLKSELSVETIAEYTDLSIQEVLNLKNSVK; this is translated from the coding sequence ATGCATTTATCAAGATTTCTAGATCCAAAGAATGATGTAGCATTTAAAAAGATATTTGGATCAGAAAAAAACAAGGACATACTAATACATTTTCTGAACGATATATTATTGTTTGAAGGAAATAGAGCAATAACAGAAGTAGAGTTTTTAGGAACGATATTAGATGCAGACATAGCGTCTAAAAAAGAATCAATAGTAGATGTTTTGTGTAAAGATAAAAACGGTGCGCAATATATAATAGAAATGCAAGTAGATCCTACACAAGGATTTGAAAAAAGAGCACAGTATTATGCAGCAAAAGCATATGGCAGGCAACCAAATAGAGGAAAAGAAGGAAAATACTCAGACCTAAAGGAAGTTATATTTATAGCTATAGCAGATTATAAATTGTTTCCAAATAAAGAAGACTATATATCAAGGCATGTAATATTGGATAAAAAGACATATGAGCATGATCTAAAGGACTTTTCATTTACCTTTATAGAATTACCAAAATTTAAAAAAGATAAAGTGGAAGAGTTGAATAATATAACAGAGAAGTGGTGCTATTTTTTTAAACATGCAAAAGAAACAACATTAGATGGATATAATAAAATAATAGGCGAAGATTTAATAATAAAAAGAGCGTATGAGGCATTAGATCAGTTTAATTGGAGTGAAGACGAACTAATAACCTATGAACAAGAGTTAAAGCGTATATGGGATAATAAAGCAGTCGAAGATTATAAACTCGAACGCGCTAAAGCTGAAGGTAAAGCTGAAGGCATAAAGCTCGGTGAGGCTAAAGGTAAAGCTGAAGGTAAAGCTGAAGGTATAAAGCTCGGTGAAGCTAAAGGTAAAGCTGAAGGTAAAGCTGAAGGTAAAGCTGAAGGCATAAAGCTCGGTGAAGCTAAAGGTAAAGCTGAAGCAAAAAAAGATTTGGCAATAAAATTATTGAAATCTGAATTATCAGTTGAGACAATTGCTGAATATACGGATTTATCAATACAAGAAGTATTAAATTTAAAAAATAGTGTAAAATAA
- a CDS encoding tetratricopeptide repeat protein, with protein sequence MLADKYFNKGNSFLKLGKYQKAIKNYDVAIKCNPDCIEAYINKGIALKELGQYQKAIEIFDTTIRYKPDLAEAYYAKGITFQELGQYQEAIKNFDTAIQYNPNDADFYMSKGIVLKELGQHQEAIKNFDTAIRYRPDDAEAYVNKGISLDELGQYQEAIKNYDQAIQYDSTNLGIYINRGVSLCELGHHQEAIKNYDVAIKYKPDLVEAYVNKGESLKALGHHQEAIKNYDIAIKYKPDLVEAYINKGIALNELGHHQEAIKNYDIAIKYKPDFALAYHAKGNALKNLEKLLEAIENYDQAIRYRPNYADAYNSKGAALCTLKQYQEAIENFDLAIKYKPDVSYTYNNKGIALNELGRHQEAMESYNLAIKYDPDNVYAYQLANELAKKIKKSNLRIITD encoded by the coding sequence ATGCTAGCAGACAAATATTTTAATAAAGGAAATTCATTTCTTAAGTTGGGAAAATATCAAAAAGCAATTAAAAATTATGATGTAGCTATTAAGTGTAATCCAGATTGTATAGAAGCTTATATTAATAAAGGAATTGCTTTAAAGGAATTGGGACAATATCAAAAGGCAATTGAAATTTTTGATACTACTATTCGATATAAACCAGATTTGGCAGAAGCTTATTATGCTAAAGGAATAACTTTTCAAGAGTTAGGTCAATATCAAGAAGCAATAAAGAATTTTGATACTGCTATTCAATACAATCCAAATGATGCAGACTTTTATATGAGTAAAGGAATTGTTTTAAAGGAATTAGGACAACATCAGGAAGCAATAAAGAATTTTGATACTGCTATTCGATACAGACCAGATGATGCAGAGGCTTATGTTAATAAAGGAATATCTTTAGACGAATTAGGACAATATCAGGAAGCAATTAAAAATTATGATCAAGCTATTCAATATGATTCAACTAATCTAGGTATTTATATTAATAGAGGAGTTTCTTTATGCGAACTTGGACACCATCAAGAGGCAATAAAAAATTATGATGTAGCTATTAAGTATAAACCAGATTTGGTAGAAGCTTATGTTAATAAAGGAGAGTCTTTGAAGGCATTAGGGCACCATCAAGAGGCGATTAAAAATTATGATATAGCTATTAAGTATAAACCAGATTTGGTAGAAGCTTATATTAATAAAGGAATTGCTTTGAATGAATTAGGGCACCATCAAGAGGCAATTAAAAATTATGATATAGCTATTAAGTATAAACCAGATTTTGCACTAGCTTATCATGCTAAAGGAAATGCTTTGAAAAATCTTGAAAAGCTACTAGAAGCAATTGAAAATTATGATCAAGCTATTCGATATAGACCAAATTATGCAGACGCTTACAATAGTAAAGGAGCTGCTTTATGTACACTTAAACAATATCAAGAGGCAATAGAGAATTTTGATTTGGCTATTAAGTATAAACCAGATGTTTCATACACTTACAATAATAAAGGAATTGCTTTGAATGAATTGGGGCGACATCAAGAAGCAATGGAAAGTTATAACCTGGCTATCAAATATGATCCTGATAATGTGTACGCATACCAGTTAGCAAATGAACTTGCAAAAAAAATTAAAAAAAGCAATCTCCGCATCATAACTGATTAA